The sequence GCCGCCGATCACCAGCACCTCTCCGCTCCGGAGCTCGACGGTCGTCGAGACCCGGCGGGTGGTGATCCCCGGAATCACCGTTCCGGCGAGGAGCACCGCGCGCGAGTAGTCCGGCGCGCTGACCTCGGGCTCCACGTAGAGCTGGATCCGGTTGCTGTCGAGGACGGTCGGGATGAACTGAAGGCGAATCCCGAACTGCTTCCACTCGATCGTGAACGCGACCGTGTTGTCCGAGGAGCTGCGCGTGATCGGAACCGGGAACTCGCCGCCGGCGATGAACGAGGCGCTGTCCCCGCTCAGGGCCACGAGATTCGGATTGGCCAGCGTCCGGGCGATGCCCTTCTCCTCCAGCGCGTGGAATGCCGAGAGGAACTGGAAGCTGCCGTCCGTCTTCCGGTATGCGATGAAGCCGTCCGTGTTCGGCCCGAGGAGCGGCGGATCGTTCGGCGACTCGATCTTGCTCGCGAAGAGTCCCCCGGCCAGGGCGCCGTCCAGGTGCTTGGCCGAGCGGTAGTAGGCCGTCCAGTCCATGCCGATCTGCTTCGCGCGCGTCGTGTTGATCTCGCCGATCCGGACCTTCAAGAGCACCTGGTCGCGCTTGCCGGGATCGGTGCAGATGATCTGGTAGAGCGTGTAGTTGCCGCCTTCCTCCCAGACCACGAGAGAGGTGTAGCCGGGCGCCTTGCCGTTCACGACCACCGTCTTCTGCGAGCCGACGGCCGCGTCCGCGATGCGCGGATCCGCGATGGAGACCGTGGTGACCTCGCCCTTCGTCTCGAGCACGAGCGACTGGCCCGCGGTCACGTGGAGCGGGAACGCGGAGCCGACCGCATGGGCCGTGCCGACCCC is a genomic window of Candidatus Eisenbacteria bacterium containing:
- a CDS encoding pilus assembly protein N-terminal domain-containing protein, with protein sequence MVRSQKHRKGWADRPTALVAALFIGMMAFLGVGTAHAVGSAFPLHVTAGQSLVLETKGEVTTVSIADPRIADAAVGSQKTVVVNGKAPGYTSLVVWEEGGNYTLYQIICTDPGKRDQVLLKVRIGEINTTRAKQIGMDWTAYYRSAKHLDGALAGGLFASKIESPNDPPLLGPNTDGFIAYRKTDGSFQFLSAFHALEEKGIARTLANPNLVALSGDSASFIAGGEFPVPITRSSSDNTVAFTIEWKQFGIRLQFIPTVLDSNRIQLYVEPEVSAPDYSRAVLLAGTVIPGITTRRVSTTVELRSGEVLVIGGVKSTEELKVTRKFPILGEIPILNLLFKHSSTDKLERDLVMIVSPEIIGRPGRSWPAPIPGEKGYGEPQGGETTGAKRTN